CCCGGCTTCAGATGCGGCTCTCCAGCATGATTTTCAACCCGTCGAAGGGCAGCTCCTCCCGGCACACCCCCCCCGAGCACACCAACCCCCCGCGCTGGTCCCCGTAGTAGACCGTCAGGTCGTGATCGGGGCCCAGGTGCACCGTGACCTCCCCCGCGAGCCAGTAGTTCCGCGTCTCGTTCGGCCGCAGGTCGCCCATCGCGTACTGGCCCGAAAGAGTGGCCGAGAAGTACTCCGGCCAGTTGTAGGTCACCGACCCCTGCGGGTTCTGTTCGTTGGTCTCGATTTCCGAGTAGGTCCCATTCACCTCGTGGATGTTTATGGTCTCGTAGCGGAAGTGCAGCGCCAGGGAGTGGCCGTTTTGGAAGGTGTAGGAGGCCTCGAGGTCGGGCCAGAGCTCGGCGCGCTCGTAGAGGTAGTAGGTGTCGTCGTCGGGATCGCCGACCTCGTAGCTCTCGTCGTGGAGCCAGAACCCGCCGACGGCGTGCCAGGGCCAGGCGTCCCAGCGGACCTCGCCGCCGTACTCGGGCCGCTCCCGCTCCCGCCGGGAATCCCACGCGTCGCAGTAGCCGCCGCTCACGGAAAGACCCATCCACGGCGAGACGGTCAGGCGCGCCAGATACCCCTCCTCGTCAACCCCGGTGTGGGTGGATTCCAGAGGCTTGCCGGAGAAGCTCACCTCGGGCGGCGCGTTCCACTCGTTGTAGAAATGCTCGTAATTTTTATACTCCAGAAGGAGGGAGTTGCGCCCCAGGTAGCCCACCGCCGAGGCGTAAACGGCCTCGCCGGAGTAGGGCGCGAAACCCAGGCCGGAATGCTCGTACCCGTCGCTCTGGGCGTACTCGGCGTAGAGGTCGGCGTAGTCCGTTGTGACGGAGAGGTGGGCCGCCGGCATGAACAGCCGCTTGCGGACGGCCTCCCCGGTGAAGAGGTCGGTTGCCAGGTGCTGGTCCATGGAGACGACGCCCCCGCCGACCTCGATCCAGGGCACGAAGGGGTTGACGGAGACCTCGAAACCCCGCACGTCGTCGGTGTACGCGTTCAGGGGGTCGTGGTCGTAGGTCCCCCGCCCGGCCAGCGCCGTGGCGGAAATCCAGCCCAGGTCCAGCCGCCCGTAGAAGCCCTGGATGAACTTGTCCACGTCCTCGAAGACGGGGTCGTCGTAGAGGTGCAGGGTCAGGCCGCGGCCGAAGGTCGTGTAGATACTCCCGTAGTACCCCTCCGCCTCCTCGCTCCGGTAGCCCGCGTACCACTTGAAGAGGTCGGCCTCGTACATCCGCTCCCCGGCGACGTTGTCGTAGCGCGGCTGCCAGAACCGCAGCGTCCCCGCCAGATAGAAGTTCCCCACCCCGATGGTGGCCGTCAGGTCGTCCTCGAAGCTCTGCAGGCCGTAAATCTTGTCCATCCCGCTGTTGACGTAAGCGTACTCGTGCAGGCGGTACACGGCGGTGTTGGTCACCTGGATCGAGACGCCGGGGTCGGTGTCCAGGCCGATGACGCCCACCAGCGGGACCTCTTCGTACCACTCCTCGTCCTCGGGGACGTCGCCCTCCTCCGGCTCCTGGGCCAGGGCGGGGACGAGAAGGGCGAGGGTGGCAAGGATGGCCGTGATGCGCACGGTTACCGCCTCCTGTCTGGGTTGACGTACGGTCTTTCGAGACGTGACGACCGGTCGCGTCGGCGGCCGGTCATAGGCGGGGAATCGAAAATGCGCAGCCTACTCCAGCCCCAACGCCTCGCGGATCGCCGTCTCTATCTTGTCCTCGTCGCCGGGCTGGATGCGGCGAAAGGTCTGGTAGATGTTGCCCGAGAGGTCTATGACGACGATGAAGGGGATGCCTGCGTCGCCGCCCTGATAGGCGGTGAGCGCCGCGGCGTTCTTGTCCAGGACGATGGTGTAGGTGACCCCGACCTCCCTCGCCTTGGCCTTTACGCTGGAGACGTTGCGGGGCAGGTCCTCGGAGATGCCGATGACCACGAGCCCCTGGCCCTTGTACGTCTGCCACATGTCCTCCATGTGGGGCATGACGGTCAGGCAGGGGGCGCAGCCCACGGCCCAGAAGTCGAGGACGACGACCTTGTCGCCGATGAAGGTCGAGAGCTTGACCTGGTTGCCGTTCACGTCTTCGAGCATGAAGAGGGGGGCCTTGCGCATGGCTTCTGCGCCGACGGCGGTGGCCGCGACCAGGACGAGGAGCGTGGCGATTGAAACCAGTTTCCGCATTTTCTTCCCCCTTGAGCGGTGAAAACGAACCTCTTCGAGGGTTGCTAAAGGATAGCCGAACCCAGCGGTTTTTTCCAGCCTACGGTCCCGCCCATTATCGGCAAAAGGGGCGGCAGTGTCAACTCCGGCGGGCCGCCTTGACACCACCCGCTCCGGCGAATAGCATAATCCCCCGTCCCACCGATCCTCCCGAGGCTGAAATCCATGGGCCGTCCGCGGCGAACCGCCCTCTTCTACGTCCCCTACACCGCCATCGGCGGCAGCCACCACAGCCTCCTGGGCTTCATCGAGGGGCTGGGGCCCGGCTGGCGGGCGATAGTCGTATACAACGAGGAAAACCCGGCTTTCACCGAGCTCTACGAGGGACGCGGGGTGGAGTGCCGGCGGCTGGAGGCGCCCGGCGTGCTCTACGTCCGCGACCTGCGGCACCCCTGGCGCACGGCGCGGGACCTCTGGCGGACGGTGCGTGGGCTGCGGCGCATCGCGCGCGAGGAACGGGCCGCGGTTCTCTACGGCGAGTCTTTCATCGGGCGACTGCTGGCCGGGCTCTCCGTCGCCGGGCTCCCCACCGCGGCGCTGGGCTACATCCGCATGTGCCGCGACGCTGGGCTGGCCGACCGGCTGGCCTACGTCCTGGCTGACGCCTACGTGGTCATCTCGGAGACGGTCCTGCGGGTGGCGGTGCCCTGGGCATCCCTGCGGCCGCGCAAGCTTTTCAAAATATTCAACGGCGTGCGGCTGGACCGCTTCCGACCGGCCCCCCCCGACGCCGGTCTGAAAAAACGGCTCGGGATTGACGGCCATCCCACGATCGGCTACTACGGCCGCTTCGCCCCGTTCAAGTGCCCCGACACGCTCCTGGAATCGCTGGCGATTCTGCGGCGAAGAGGGCACACGGAAGTGCGTCTGCTCCTGGTCGGGGCGCCCCAGGAGGAGGTCTACCCCGGCTTCGCGGCTGGTATGGAGGAAATCATCGGGCGCGAGGGGCTCGACGGGGCCGTGGTGCGCACCGGATTCGTCGGCGACGTGCGGGACTACGTCCGGGCGGCGGACATCGTCGCCGTGCCCAGCGACCTGGAGCCATTCGGTCGGGCGGTGATCGAGGCGATGGCGCTCGAGCGGCCCGTGGTGGGCGGGAACAACGGGGGGATACCGGAGATAGCGACCGACGGCGTGGACGCGCTGTTGGTGCCGCCTCGGGACCCCGTAGCCCTGGCCGACGCCCTCGAGCGGCTCCTCGACGACCCGGCGCTGGCGCGGAGGCTGGCCGTGGCCGGCCGGCGGACGGTGGAACGGCGCTTCGATATGCGGCGCAACCAGGGAAAACTGCGCGCGCTGGTGGAGCTCCTGGCCCGGCGCCGGGCGGGATTCTCGCCGTAGGGGTAGCCACGGTCCCCCTCTCCCCGTGGGAGCGGCTCGCCGACGGGGTCAGGGGTGAGGGCTGCCTTATAAAAAACGGGCGGACCTAAAGGTCCGCCCCTACGTCATCGCAATCCGCGAGGTACGGGTTAGGGTGAGGGGTAAAAGCGGCGGGGAAGGGATTCCCCGCCCTACATTTAGAACCGCGCAATTGCCCGTAGGGGCGACCGTCCACGGTCGCCCGCGGGCGGGGACGGAGCCCCGCCCCTATATCCTCGCAACCGGCGAGAAACGGCCTCCCTCTCCCTCCGGGAGAGGGATTGAGGGTGAGGGCCACCGTATAAAAAACGGGCCGACCTGAACGGCGGGCCGTCGGTCCGCCCCTACGTCATCGCAATCCGCGAGGCACGGGTTAGGGTGAGGTGTGGAAGCGGCGGGGATTAAAATCACCGCCCTACATATCGGCGAACAACGGTTAATAACCTACGGGCCGACCTAAAGGTCGGCCCCTACATCATCGCAACCAGGGCGCGTCTGAAAACCCGCCCCTACGTCATCCCAATCGGCCGCCCCACATATTCGGGCGCACCGTGCCATGCGACCCCTTTTTGTTTATACTTGACCCCGTAATCCACCGGCCCGCACACACATGCTCATCCTCCACTACCTCGTGGACCTGCTGCTCTCGGGCCCCCACCGGGGCACGGCGGAGGTGTGCGCCCGCCTGAAGGAGCGGGGGTTCACCTGCGTCGCGGCCAGCCTCACCGGCGACGGCCCCGGCCGGGCGTACTTCGACGAGCGCGGCGTGGAGCTGCACCTCGTCGGCGGACCGGGGGACTCATCACTGAAACTGGGGCTCGAGCTGGCCCGCCTGGCGAAGCGGATAGGCGCCACCGCCCTCCACGGCCACCCCAACCGCCTGCCGACCTGGATCGCCGGCCTCGTGACCGGACGGCCGGCCTTCGTCACCTTCCACCGCTACGGCTTCGATTCCCCCCTCGAACGGCGGCTGACGAAGCTCACCTCGCCCTTCATGGGCGGCTACGCCTGCGTCTCGCGCCGGGTGCGCGACTACGTGCTGGACGTGGACCGCGTTCACCCCAGCCGCGTGGCCCTGGTGCCCAACGGCCTGGACACGGAGCGGTTCCGGCCGGGGATTATTGAAAGGGAGGATGCCCGGCGGGGGCTGGGCCTCGGGCCGGGGGAAACGGTGCTGGGCTACGTGGGCCGTCTGGGGCACCGCAAGGGGCTGGACCACCTGCTGCGGGCCGCGGCGCGGATTCCCGGCTCGATCGTGCTCCTGGCCGGGGCGGGCTACCACGAGGAACACCTGCGGGACCTGGCCCGGGAACTGGGCACGGGCGACCGGGTGCGGTTTTTGGGGACGGTTCCCGACCCGCGGCCGGTGTACGCCGCCTGCGACCTGGCGGTGGCCGTCGGGCGCGGCGAGAGCTTCAACCGGGGGATGGCCGAGCCTCTGGCGCTGGGCGTCCCGGCGGTGGGGCTGGCCCAGGGCGGCTGCGTGGAGATTCTGCCGCGCGAGGCGCGGGGGCTCCTGATTTTCGAATACTCGGACCGGGCGCTCGGTGAAAAAATCGCAAAGCTCCTGGACGACCCCGCGGGGACGAGGGCCATGACCGACGCCGCCTCGCGTCACATCCGCCAGAACCACAGCCTGGAGGCGATGACCGAGGGCTACGTCGAACTTTACACGCGGGTGCTTCTCGAGGGAAAAAGGCCGGCGGATTCGAGTCGGCCGCCGCGGGCGCCCCGCCTACCCGGTGTCGAAGACTCCGATCGCACGCCCCACGCCGTGGACGGCGAGGGCTACGCCGGGCCGCACCTGGACCCCGGCCTGGGCGGCAAGAGGCTGCTGTGACCCGGCTGGAGGCCGACCCGCCCCCCCTCGACGGAGAGGGCGCGACCGGGCCGGTGTATTCAGCGATAAAGGCAGCTGCGTTGCACCGGCGCTGTCACGGTTTTTGCTTCGCATAGCTCGCTTCGCTCGGTTTTGCTGAGTTCGTAAGCCTTGGATAATTCCCGCGTCGTCGTGCGGCAAAAACGTGTGCCAGCGCCTCCCCCCTCCCTGAACCGCAACCTTTTCGAGATATTCAACGCTCTCGAAGGGTGAATCAAAAGACCGATGGAAGACCTCCGCCGCGAGCTCGAGCGCTTCATCACCCCGGGGCTGGCCCGCTACGCCCTGTCCGAGGCCGCCCGGATTGACGACCTCCTCCGCGAGCTGGGAACCCTGGAGCGCCGATACCACACCCTGGCGAGGGCCTGGCCGCTGCGCTGGACCCTCACCGCCGAGGGCGACGGGCCGGTCCTCCTGGAACCCGGGACGGCGCTGGTCTGCGCCCCGGCCGACGACGCCTACGAGACCGACGCCGCGGTGGCCGAGCTCCTCCTGGCCGCCCTCGAGGAGTACTCGGGACACCTTCTGGCCTGGGGCGGCGGGGTGCTGGTCGCCTTCTTCCCCGAGACCGGCAGCGACGCCCACATCTTCCGCGCCTGCCTGACGACCGAGCAGCTCATCGAGGAGCTGGATTCCGCGCCCCGGGTGACCATCGCCGGGGGAAAGGGGGGCCTCTTCATCCTGGAGGCGCTGGGGCGGTATCTGGCGCTGCCGGCGGGCCAGGCGGTGGAGGACGCGCTCCGGCTCCTGGCCCACACACCCGCCGGGCGGGCCTACCTCTCCCGGGAGCTGGCGGAGGTCGTCAGCGAGCGGTTCCAGGTTCGCCGGGAGGAGGGGTACTTCTCCCTGGGGTCCAAGGAGCGGGGCCGGCGGGTGATGCCGGCCCAGGTGGACGACCCCATCCCGGAGCCGCCGGAGAGGCTCCTGGACCGCCTGAGTCGGGCGGCGGCCGGCATGGAGCGCGCCCGGCCCTGGCTCGCCCCCTGGCAGCTCATCCCCCTCGGCTCGCGCCACCAGGGCGAGAGGCGGCTGGCGGTGGAGGGGGTCCTGGCCCTCGGCTGGCCCGGCCCCCGGGGGCTGGTGGAGGAGGGCCTCGACGAGGCCCAGGGCCGTCTGCGCGTCGAGGCGGAAATCTGCGCCAACTGGGGCGGCGAGCTCTGGGGCGCCGTGCCCCACGAGGGCGGGCTGGCCACGCTCTACGTCTTCGCCGAGCCCTCGGCGGCGGCGGGGGCCGGATACGCCGTCCTCTCGGAATTCAGCGACCGCTCCGGCGGTCTGGCCGCCGGCCCCCTCTCCGACTATTACCTCCGCGGGGCCCATTCATCGGTGGTCGTCCCGGCCGGAGAGCCGCTCCTGCGGGCGGTCCGCTCGGCCGTCCTCGCGCCGGCGGGCACACTGGTCTGCCCCCCCGAGGACGCCCCCGCGGCGGAGCCGGATTTCGAGGAGGAGCGCGAAATCGCCGTCGCCGACCGGAGGCTCTGCATCCTGGTCCCCTCCCATGCCCGGGAGGAGGCGGGGCAGCCGCTGTTGGGCCTGGAAAAAATCCTGGCGCGCGCCGATGTGTGGCTGGAGGAGCTCCGCCAGGGGCGGCCGGTGGTCGGGGTCGTCACCGGTGAGCCGGGCAGCGGGAAGAGCCGCCTGGCGTCGGAGCTCTGCGACCTGTTCGCCGAACTGGGCGACGCCCACCTCTTCCGCGCCCAGCCCTGGTGGAGCTACGACCCCTACGGCCTGTGGCGGCGGATGCTGCTGGCGGTGTGGGGCCCCGTGTCCAGCTCCGCGGCGGCCGAGGCGCAGCGGCGGGCCCTGGGCGAGGCGGCACCCCGGCTGGCCGAGTTCATCGCCCTGTTCACCGGCGGGAAGCTCTCGGAGCCGCTGTGGGGCCTGACGCCCGGCGAGAAGGGGGAGATGGCCGGCGAGCTGCTGCTGGCAGCCATCGAGGCCCGGGGCGGGCGACCGCTCACCGTGGTCGTGGACGACGCCGAGTGCCTCGACCCCGGTTCCGTTTCGTTGATCCGCTCCCTTACCGGGGCGGGACCGCCGCTGGCCGTCATCCTCTGCGGCAACGAGGCCCCCAAGGGGACTCAGGCGCCCGCCGTCGCCATCGAGCCGCTGCCGCCCGCCGAGGCGGAGGGGCTCTTCAAGACCCTCTCCGGCCGGGATGCCGGGGCGCTGGGCCCCGTCTCGGAACGGGAGCTCCTGCCGGGGCGCCTGACCTACCTGGCGCTCCTGGCGGGGCGCGACCGGCTGACGACCCTCCACGCCCGCCTGCCCCTGGACCGGCTGGCGGCGGAGCTCTTCGCCCTGGAAACCGACCCCGGGGCGCTTGAGACGGTGTCGGTGCTGGGGCCGCGCTTTTCGGCCGGCGACCTGGCCGCGGTCAGCGACGACGTCTCCCCGCTGCGGGCCCGGCTGGCCGAGTGCTCCCTGGTGATCCGGGAGGGCGGGGAGTACGCCTTCGCCGGTCAGGCCGCCTGGCGGGCCGCCTACGCCGCGGTGGACCCCGGGCGCCGCCGCGAGCTGCACTTCAACGCCGCCCGCTTCTACCAGCGCCAGCACGGCGGGGTGGTGGCCCAGGCGGTGAACCACTTCATGAACTGCGGGGACCCGGCGGAGCGGATAACCGCCCTGGAGCTGGCCGGGCAACTGGCCGCCGAGGTGGGCTCCTTCGACGCGGCCATCTCCTACTACGCCGACGCGGTGGAGGCCGCCCCGGACCGCCGGGCCGTACGGAGGCTCCGCGCCGGGCTGGCGGGGATTCTCGCCTCGGAGCGCCGCTTCGGCGACGCCGGCGCCATCCTGGTGGAGCTCTACGACCAGGCGGAGGAGGGGGAGGAGGCCGAGCGGGCCGAGCTGGCCCTCCAAAACGCCTCCATCCACTGCGCCAGGGGGGAGCCGGACGAGGTCGAGTTCTGGACCGGCCGGTCGGCGGCCTGCGACCCCGAGGGCCGCTGGGATGCGCGGCGCGAGCTGCTACTGGGCGAGACGGCGCTGCGGATAAACAAGCGGGAGGAGGCGCTCGGACACCTGGAGCGGGCGGGGGCGGATGAAGGCCGCGACGGCGCGCGGGCCCGGGCGCTCCTGGGGAAGACGCTCCTGGAGCTGGGGCGCCCCGACGAGGCCTACGGACCCCTGGCCTCCGTTCTGGAGTGGGCGGAGGCGACCGGCCACCTCTCCCTGGCCGCCGAGGCGCAGCAGGGGCTGGCCGAAATCTACCAGAACCGCCGCGAAGCGACCAAGGCCCTCGAGGCGCTGGAGGCCGCCCTGGCCCGGGAGCGTTCACTTTTGCAGGCCGGGCAGGTGGCCGAAACCCAGGCCCGCCTGGGCGAGCTCTACCTGGAGCACGGCCGCGGCCCGGAAGCGGAAAGCTCCCTGCGCGAGGCGGAGCGCACCTTCGAGCGCCTGGGCAACGAGACCCGCCGGGCGGCGGTCCGGCAGGAGCGGGCGCTGGTCCTGACGAATCTGGGGCGGCTCGCCGAGGCCCGGGAGATAACCGAAGAGCTCCTGCGCGTCCGGGTGGGGAAGAGGGACCGCTTCGGCACGGCCCGGCTGTCCTGCGAGCTCGGGCGGCTGGCCGATTACCTGGGGGACTGGACCGCCGCCGCCCGCCACCTCGACGCGGCCCTGGTGGGGGCCAAGGAGCTGGGGGACGCCGAACTGCTCAAAAAGGCCCGCCTGGCCTACGCCGACACCCTCCTCGGCCGGGGGGAAACGGCGGAGGGGCTCGAGGCGCTCCGCGAGGCGGGGGACGAGGAGGAGACGGACCACCGGACGGCGGAGTTCTACCGCTCGCTCCACCTCTTCGCCGAGGCGGCCGCCCTCCACTCAAAGGCGCTGGCGAGGGGCGACGGGGCGGACCCGCGGCTGCGGCTGGCCCTGTCCCTGGACCGCCTGGCCTCGGGGGACACCTCCGCCGGGCGGAAGGCCGTGGAGGGCGTCGAGTGGCCGAAGCGCCCGGACCACGAGCTCACCCTGAACCGCCTGTGGGCCAGGGCGCTCCACGAGACGGGCCTGGGGCGCAAAGTGACCGAGGCCTGCCGCGACTACCGCGAGAGGGCGGAGGCCTCCGGCGACCTGCGCCACCGGCTCCGGGCGGCCCGGCTCTCGGCCGACGTGGACTCCATCTCCGGCGACGCGGAACGGGCGCGGGCGATACTCGACGAGGCCCTGGCGTACCCCGAGGTGCCGGCGATCACCTGGCAGCTCCACTTCCTGGCGGGGCTCCTGGCCGGACGGGCGGGGGATAACGAAGGAAAGCGCGCCCATTTCAAGCGGGCCCTGGCCGCCCTCGAGCGCCTGGCGGCCGGACTCCCGGATAAAAGGCTCAAGAGCCGACTCCTGGCGGGCGACCCGGCCCAAATCCTCCGGCGGGGGTGAGAGTGGCCCGGCAGAATCCGAAAAAAACCCCGATGATGCGCCAGTACCTCGCCTTCAAGGAGCGGTACCCGGACCACATCCTGCTGATGCGCATGGGCGACTTCTACGAGAGCTTCGGGGAGGACGCCCGCCGGGTGGCCGAGACGCTGGACATCGCCCTGACCACCCGGGACAGGGGTCAGCCGGACGCGGTCCCCCTGGCCGGCATCCCGCACCACGCGCTGGGGTCGTACCTGCCGAAACTACTGGCGGCGGGGCACCACGTGGCGCTGGCGGAGCAGCTCGTCGAGGGGGACCCGCTGGACGCCACCTCCTCCCCCGCGCGTTCCTCGGGCGCGCAGACCAAAAAGCGCGGCGACGGCGACACGGGACTGGTCGAGCGCGAGATAGTCCGCCTCTACTCCCCTGGCACACTCTACGAGGAGGAGCTCCTGGGCGGCGCCCGGTCCAGCTACCTCGCCGCCCTGGCCGAGGGGCGGGGCGGGTACGGGGTGGCCCTGGCCGAGCTCTCCACCGGCGAGCTTCTGCTGGCCGAGTTCGCCGGACCCGGCATGCGGGAGACGGCCCTGGCGGAAATTTCCCGCCGCGCGCCCCGCGAGATTCTGCTGCCCGAATCCGCCGTCCACCTCGAGGCGGAGCTCCCGCCGGAGGCCGGGGTCACCCGGCGGCCGGACACCGACTTCACCCCGGACGCCGTCCGCCGCCTGCGGGAGCATTTCGGGGTGGCCACCCTGGAGGGATTCGGGGTTGAGGGGTATAAATTGGCACAGCGGGCCGCCGCCGCCGTGGTCGCCTACCTCGGGGAGACCCAGCTCGGGGGGCCGCTCAACCTCCGCCCGCCGAGGCCCCTCGAGCGGGGCGAATTTCTCCGCCTGGACCGGCCCACGGTGGACACCCTGGAGCTGGTCACCTCGTCCGCCGACCGGACGAGCAGCCGGCGGAGCCTCCTGGAGCTGGTGGACCTGACGCGGACCCCCATGGGCCGGCGTCTGCTGCGGGATTGGCTGGTGGCGCCGCTGGCGCGTCTGGAACCCATTCTGGAACGCCAGGCCGCCACGGCCGACCTGGTGGGGGACGCCGACGCGCGCGCCGACCTGCGCGAACGGCTCTCGGGCCTGGGGGACCTGGAGCGGGCCGCGGGGCGGGTGGCCCTGCGCAAGGCCGCGCCCCGGGACCTGGTCCTGATCCGCGACACGCTCGGCCGCGTCCCCGCCCTGACCGAGTGGCTGAAGGAAAGGAAAGAGAGCGCCTGGGCGACGCTGGGTAAAGGGCTGGAGGAACTCGCCGAGGCCGGAGAATTGCTGAAGCGGGCCCTGGTGAAGGAGCCGGGCCAGGTCGGCTCGGGCGGCGTCATCGCCCCGGGCTGGGACCCCGACTTCGACCGGGCCAACGAGGAGCTCGAGGAGGCGGAGCGCTGGATCCGCGGGCTCCAGGAAAAGGAGCGCGAGCGCACCGGCATCGGCAGCCTCAAGGTCGGTTACAACAAGGTTTTCGGCTACTTCCTCGAGGTGCAGCGCTCCAAGGCGGACCGCGTCCCCGAGGACTACCTCCGCAGGCAGACCCTGGTCGCCGCCGAGCGCTACATCACCCCGGAGCTCAAGGAGAAGGAGGCGGTGGTCGTCCGGGGCCGGGAGCGCCTGGCCGGCCTCGAGGCCAGGCTATTCCGCAGGCTCCTCGAGGAGCTGGACCGCTGGACGCCGGAGCTGGCAAAACTCTCCGGGGCGCTGGCCCGGCTGGACACCGTCGCCTCCCTGGCCGAGACGGCCGCCCGGGGCGGATGGTGCAAGCCCAAGCTCGACCTGTCGCGCGACCTGGAGCTCGCCGAGGGCCGACACCCCCTGGTCGAGCGCCACGGGAAGGGCCCCTTCGTGCCCAACGACTGCCGCCTCTCGGGCGGGGACCGGCAGTTGATGCTCCTCACCGGCCCCAACATGGCCGGCAAATCAACCTACCTGCGCCAGGTGGGGCTGGCGGTGATCCTGGCGCAGATGGGTTCCTTCGTCCCGGCTCGTGCGATGCGCCTGGGGCTGGTGGACGCGGTCTTCACGCGGGTGGGCGCCGCCGACGACATCGCCCGCGGCCTCTCCACCTTCATGGTCGAGATGACCGAGACCGCCCGGATAGTCAACTGCGCCACGCCGAGGAGCCTGCTTTTATTGGACGAGGTGGGCCGGGGGACGAGCACCACCGACGGGGTGGCCATCGCCTGGGCCGTGGCCGAGCACCTCCACGATTCGGGAGAGCTCGCGGCGCGGACCGTCTTCGCCACCCACTACCACGAGCTGACGCGGCTGGTGGAGGTGCTGCCCCGGGCGTTCAACATGCAGATGGCGGTGTCGGAGAGCGGGGGCGAGGTGCGCTTCCTGCACCTGGTGGAGGAGGGCGCGGCGCGGTCGAGCTA
The genomic region above belongs to bacterium and contains:
- a CDS encoding DUF6029 family protein produces the protein MRITAILATLALLVPALAQEPEEGDVPEDEEWYEEVPLVGVIGLDTDPGVSIQVTNTAVYRLHEYAYVNSGMDKIYGLQSFEDDLTATIGVGNFYLAGTLRFWQPRYDNVAGERMYEADLFKWYAGYRSEEAEGYYGSIYTTFGRGLTLHLYDDPVFEDVDKFIQGFYGRLDLGWISATALAGRGTYDHDPLNAYTDDVRGFEVSVNPFVPWIEVGGGVVSMDQHLATDLFTGEAVRKRLFMPAAHLSVTTDYADLYAEYAQSDGYEHSGLGFAPYSGEAVYASAVGYLGRNSLLLEYKNYEHFYNEWNAPPEVSFSGKPLESTHTGVDEEGYLARLTVSPWMGLSVSGGYCDAWDSRRERERPEYGGEVRWDAWPWHAVGGFWLHDESYEVGDPDDDTYYLYERAELWPDLEASYTFQNGHSLALHFRYETINIHEVNGTYSEIETNEQNPQGSVTYNWPEYFSATLSGQYAMGDLRPNETRNYWLAGEVTVHLGPDHDLTVYYGDQRGGLVCSGGVCREELPFDGLKIMLESRI
- a CDS encoding AAA family ATPase yields the protein MEDLRRELERFITPGLARYALSEAARIDDLLRELGTLERRYHTLARAWPLRWTLTAEGDGPVLLEPGTALVCAPADDAYETDAAVAELLLAALEEYSGHLLAWGGGVLVAFFPETGSDAHIFRACLTTEQLIEELDSAPRVTIAGGKGGLFILEALGRYLALPAGQAVEDALRLLAHTPAGRAYLSRELAEVVSERFQVRREEGYFSLGSKERGRRVMPAQVDDPIPEPPERLLDRLSRAAAGMERARPWLAPWQLIPLGSRHQGERRLAVEGVLALGWPGPRGLVEEGLDEAQGRLRVEAEICANWGGELWGAVPHEGGLATLYVFAEPSAAAGAGYAVLSEFSDRSGGLAAGPLSDYYLRGAHSSVVVPAGEPLLRAVRSAVLAPAGTLVCPPEDAPAAEPDFEEEREIAVADRRLCILVPSHAREEAGQPLLGLEKILARADVWLEELRQGRPVVGVVTGEPGSGKSRLASELCDLFAELGDAHLFRAQPWWSYDPYGLWRRMLLAVWGPVSSSAAAEAQRRALGEAAPRLAEFIALFTGGKLSEPLWGLTPGEKGEMAGELLLAAIEARGGRPLTVVVDDAECLDPGSVSLIRSLTGAGPPLAVILCGNEAPKGTQAPAVAIEPLPPAEAEGLFKTLSGRDAGALGPVSERELLPGRLTYLALLAGRDRLTTLHARLPLDRLAAELFALETDPGALETVSVLGPRFSAGDLAAVSDDVSPLRARLAECSLVIREGGEYAFAGQAAWRAAYAAVDPGRRRELHFNAARFYQRQHGGVVAQAVNHFMNCGDPAERITALELAGQLAAEVGSFDAAISYYADAVEAAPDRRAVRRLRAGLAGILASERRFGDAGAILVELYDQAEEGEEAERAELALQNASIHCARGEPDEVEFWTGRSAACDPEGRWDARRELLLGETALRINKREEALGHLERAGADEGRDGARARALLGKTLLELGRPDEAYGPLASVLEWAEATGHLSLAAEAQQGLAEIYQNRREATKALEALEAALARERSLLQAGQVAETQARLGELYLEHGRGPEAESSLREAERTFERLGNETRRAAVRQERALVLTNLGRLAEAREITEELLRVRVGKRDRFGTARLSCELGRLADYLGDWTAAARHLDAALVGAKELGDAELLKKARLAYADTLLGRGETAEGLEALREAGDEEETDHRTAEFYRSLHLFAEAAALHSKALARGDGADPRLRLALSLDRLASGDTSAGRKAVEGVEWPKRPDHELTLNRLWARALHETGLGRKVTEACRDYRERAEASGDLRHRLRAARLSADVDSISGDAERARAILDEALAYPEVPAITWQLHFLAGLLAGRAGDNEGKRAHFKRALAALERLAAGLPDKRLKSRLLAGDPAQILRRG
- a CDS encoding TlpA disulfide reductase family protein; this encodes MRKLVSIATLLVLVAATAVGAEAMRKAPLFMLEDVNGNQVKLSTFIGDKVVVLDFWAVGCAPCLTVMPHMEDMWQTYKGQGLVVIGISEDLPRNVSSVKAKAREVGVTYTIVLDKNAAALTAYQGGDAGIPFIVVIDLSGNIYQTFRRIQPGDEDKIETAIREALGLE
- a CDS encoding glycosyltransferase, translating into MLILHYLVDLLLSGPHRGTAEVCARLKERGFTCVAASLTGDGPGRAYFDERGVELHLVGGPGDSSLKLGLELARLAKRIGATALHGHPNRLPTWIAGLVTGRPAFVTFHRYGFDSPLERRLTKLTSPFMGGYACVSRRVRDYVLDVDRVHPSRVALVPNGLDTERFRPGIIEREDARRGLGLGPGETVLGYVGRLGHRKGLDHLLRAAARIPGSIVLLAGAGYHEEHLRDLARELGTGDRVRFLGTVPDPRPVYAACDLAVAVGRGESFNRGMAEPLALGVPAVGLAQGGCVEILPREARGLLIFEYSDRALGEKIAKLLDDPAGTRAMTDAASRHIRQNHSLEAMTEGYVELYTRVLLEGKRPADSSRPPRAPRLPGVEDSDRTPHAVDGEGYAGPHLDPGLGGKRLL
- a CDS encoding glycosyltransferase; translation: MGRPRRTALFYVPYTAIGGSHHSLLGFIEGLGPGWRAIVVYNEENPAFTELYEGRGVECRRLEAPGVLYVRDLRHPWRTARDLWRTVRGLRRIAREERAAVLYGESFIGRLLAGLSVAGLPTAALGYIRMCRDAGLADRLAYVLADAYVVISETVLRVAVPWASLRPRKLFKIFNGVRLDRFRPAPPDAGLKKRLGIDGHPTIGYYGRFAPFKCPDTLLESLAILRRRGHTEVRLLLVGAPQEEVYPGFAAGMEEIIGREGLDGAVVRTGFVGDVRDYVRAADIVAVPSDLEPFGRAVIEAMALERPVVGGNNGGIPEIATDGVDALLVPPRDPVALADALERLLDDPALARRLAVAGRRTVERRFDMRRNQGKLRALVELLARRRAGFSP